DNA sequence from the Candidatus Eisenbacteria bacterium genome:
TGCGCGGCGCCGGCCTGGACCGTGAGTCCGGGGCCGGAGCTCTGGACGCCGCGCGGCACGCCCTGGCACGCGGTGGGCTCGGTCCAGATCGAGTAATTGCCCGAAGCCAGAGCGGGCCCGGTGCTCATGGTCGCCCCGGCGCGCACGGTGTACTCGGTCTTCTCGAAGGCTCCGGGGGAGATGTGAATGACCACGGGAGTCTTCAGCTCGGAGCGCCAGCTGATCGACTGTCCAGCCTCGATGCTCGACCAGTGGGGCTCGAACTCCACACAGCCCTTGGGCGTCAGTCGCACCCGGGTGGTCACGCGGGCGGGCTCCGTCTCGGTGGTCTTGGATGGTTTGGCGGTCTCGGACTGCTGGCTCTCGCTCGCGACCGTGGCCGTGACCACCTTGGTTCCACCGGTCTGCTGGCTGGCCGCGGATGACTCCTCGGCCTTCTGCGAGCCGCAGCCCAGGCAGGTGAGGGAGAGAAGGAGCATCCAAACGTGGGGGACTTTCATCGCTACCTCCATGGCAGATTCGACTCCTACCGCGCGATTGCGACCTTGCCGATCGCTTCGCCCGCCGCGGTGCGAAGACGCAGGAAGTAGAGGCCATTGTGGAGGGCGCCCGGATCGTACCCGATCTCGTTGAGACCTGAAGGCCTTTGCTCGCCTCTGGCCAGGCGGGCGACCACGCGGCCGGTCGCGTCGACCACATCGAGCGTCACCGGCCCCGACTCGGCGAGAATGAAGCGCACCAGTCCCTGCGCGCGCATGGGATTGGGCGAGGCCGCGAGCGCGATGCTTGGCGCAGCCGGGGGCGGAGGTGTGGGCGTCACGTCGGCTGGGGTGCCGGTCCAGCCCAGGTCCGTGAAGAACCAGCGGGTGAGGTCCACGCCGGCCGACACCGAGCCCATCAGGCTCGGCTCCATCAGGAGATCCGGATCGGGACTGACGTCCCAGTGGGAGACCGACGATCCGCTCGAATACGTCGTCGGCGAGTACATCAGGACCTGGTTGCTGCCGTCGGCGCCCTGGTTCAGCGTGGGATCGCGACGCAGCGTCACGTTCAGGCCGCTGGCCAGCGCAGACTTCAGCAGGTTCCCGTCGTCCTGCGTCACCCGCACCGAAGGAATCGTGATCGTGGCATCGGTGCCGCCCATCGCCTGGGGCGGACAGCCCGGCAGGCTGTCGCACACGATCACCGCGATCGCGCCCGCGTTCTGCGCGTGCTTGACCTTGATCGTGAAACCGCAGGTGCCGCGATCCACCAGCGCGATCTTGCCGCTCAGCGCCGAGCCGTTGATCGCGGGCTCGCAGCCGTTGCTCGTCGATCCGAATCCGTCGTTGACCTGCACCACACTGGCGGTGACGCCGGTCGACGTCAGCGCCGGACCGAAGACGGCCTGGCCGACGTCGTAGACCCCGGCGATCGACGCGGGGGCATTCACGCGCAGCGCCGGCTTGTCGCTGAGGATGGCGGGCGCCTCGCGCATCACGTTGGCGCCGTTCCACACCAGCCGTCGGCACCCGACCGCCGACGCTGCGCGCTCGGTCGCGGTCATCTGGTCCCAATGCCTTCCCACGACCGTGTCGTAGAGATAGTGGTCGAGCGCGCTCGGGTAACCGAGCGCGAAGCTGCCGTTCGAGCCGTCCGTGGCGGTGATGAATCCAAGGCCGTGCGCCATTTCGTGGAGCACGACCGGCAGCAGCTCGATCTTGCTTCCTTCGGCGCCGTCCACGCCGTAGTACCAGCCGTTCGGCATGCAGCTCGCACCACCCAGGCCGGAGTTGAACGTGGCATCGATGTCGTCATTGGTCGATTGATCGCTGCCCGCCAGCCGGTTGGCGAGCGCCGCCGGGTACCAGTGACCCGCCAGCGGCGCGCCCGCAAAGTCGCGCCACATCGCGGTCGGACCGGCCTGTCCGAGCACCGCGGCGTTGGTGGTGCAGAAGAGAGGATCGAAGCGTGCCTTCACCCGGATCGTGACCGGGCTGCTCAAGAGATTGCCCCAGATCGAAGCGGCATACTGGAAGACGTATAGGCGCTGGGCCCCGATCGTGGCGCCGGGATTGCCGCCGACCGGCGCCGCCGGCGTGGCGTCGTTGAACCCTTCGCCCGGCCCATCGTCGTTGACGATGATGACGGTGACGGCGTGCGCGGGGCTCGTGAGCAGGAGTGCTGCGGCGAGAATCGCGGCCGTTGTCGTCCTCGGCATGCGCTAGCGGTCCTCGAGGGTGGGAGCGGGCACGCCGAGCGCCGCGCTGTCACTGGATGCGGTGAA
Encoded proteins:
- a CDS encoding PA domain-containing protein: MPRTTTAAILAAALLLTSPAHAVTVIIVNDDGPGEGFNDATPAAPVGGNPGATIGAQRLYVFQYAASIWGNLLSSPVTIRVKARFDPLFCTTNAAVLGQAGPTAMWRDFAGAPLAGHWYPAALANRLAGSDQSTNDDIDATFNSGLGGASCMPNGWYYGVDGAEGSKIELLPVVLHEMAHGLGFITATDGSNGSFALGYPSALDHYLYDTVVGRHWDQMTATERAASAVGCRRLVWNGANVMREAPAILSDKPALRVNAPASIAGVYDVGQAVFGPALTSTGVTASVVQVNDGFGSTSNGCEPAINGSALSGKIALVDRGTCGFTIKVKHAQNAGAIAVIVCDSLPGCPPQAMGGTDATITIPSVRVTQDDGNLLKSALASGLNVTLRRDPTLNQGADGSNQVLMYSPTTYSSGSSVSHWDVSPDPDLLMEPSLMGSVSAGVDLTRWFFTDLGWTGTPADVTPTPPPPAAPSIALAASPNPMRAQGLVRFILAESGPVTLDVVDATGRVVARLARGEQRPSGLNEIGYDPGALHNGLYFLRLRTAAGEAIGKVAIAR